The sequence TACCGTGTAACTGCATATACTTCTCCTTCCGCATGAACAAGCATTTCTCCTTCAAATCTATCATTTTTTATTATTCCTGTTATTAAAATTTGTCCCTTATTTACCACATCCCCTTCCTTGACTACGCTTTTGCCATTTTTTGCAATTACCTTTTTTATTATTCCTTTCTTATCAGCCACAATATTGCATGGTGTATCGTCGCTTATGTTTTCTGGTGGAATATCTTGTTCCTTCACCTCAACAATCAGCTTTGTTCCTTCTATATCTATTGAAACAAAAGAAAATGTATTAATCTTTTCCAAAAGAACATTCTTTGCGTTATCCTCATCTATCTTATATCTTAAAACCCCTTCATATATATTTTCTTCCTTAAGTATATTTTTAATTTTCGTGTCATCAATTTTTTCATTCCCTAAAATTTCAATTTCCCATATAAAGGAGGTTAAAAAAAATATAATTCCTAAAAATATTATAAATCCTATTCCCAGCATCTTCCTCTTTTTCATTTTACCCATTAAAAAAGGTAATCCTCTTTTTTCATAGGCATATACTTTGCATTTCACTTTTCTTACAATATTTCTTAAGGACTTAAAACCTTCTATGCTTACCTTCGCTTCTACTATTGTATAATCAATTCTTCTTATATCCCAAATATATATGTTTTCTTGAGCGACCAAGTTCAGAAACT is a genomic window of Acidilutibacter cellobiosedens containing:
- the yqfD gene encoding sporulation protein YqfD, whose protein sequence is MLAIKIWNYLRGYVIIRIEGLTLEKFLNLVAQENIYIWDIRRIDYTIVEAKVSIEGFKSLRNIVRKVKCKVYAYEKRGLPFLMGKMKKRKMLGIGFIIFLGIIFFLTSFIWEIEILGNEKIDDTKIKNILKEENIYEGVLRYKIDEDNAKNVLLEKINTFSFVSIDIEGTKLIVEVKEQDIPPENISDDTPCNIVADKKGIIKKVIAKNGKSVVKEGDVVNKGQILITGIIKNDRFEGEMLVHAEGEVYAVTRYTHTVEEPIEKSIKEETGNSYEHREYKFGKKIIKFGSADIPFKEYIEEVEENNVFTIEPFNFPISIITHKYKEVEIKKVKQNVDSLKESCQVLAVKEINKVLPEDSKIVSKDVKYIENEDKLTTIVIIEVMENIGKKQIITY